From Aedes albopictus strain Foshan chromosome 1, AalbF5, whole genome shotgun sequence, one genomic window encodes:
- the LOC109417429 gene encoding uncharacterized protein K02A2.6-like → MANPDNVAAAAAGRLAAAARAAAGVPPPSFAIDPFDRRKLKWMRWVERLENAFAIFGINEEEMRKSLLLHHMGPESYDIICDKIAPEAPRAKTYRQIVDTLEAFFNPTPLEISENFRFKCRRQGDKDAASPDESIDEYLVALRRIAVTCNFGQYLETALRNQLVFGIRRNDIRSRLLERRQLTLQDAREIAVSMELSKKGGAEIEGGQGKQEVHKVQHQPGKRNKSKVKINEGEKRFTPRGAGASDVSCYRCGEKSHLANTCKHKHTECKFCGLKGHLERVCMKKSGSKASGARSSGKQSAVQTNFVDNSANDYSDAKIDVREVCSVNTISDNAKIWMKVRVNGIPMRFEVDTGSPVTIVSANCWKQMFQDAKLRQCDTNLVSYCNTNIDVLGIMDARVEYDGQNSQLPLYVVNSEKHPLIGREWLSRLSVDWNVLLRKDYSVNEIRGSTSGSNCGASNNAADTAAAVKEVLQKFPRVFEDSIGKISRVQANLPLKSDARPVFLKARKIPFNLQSVVDAELDKLVAEGVLTKVNQSNWATPIVPVKKSNNRVRICGDYKQTVNPNLVVDRHPLPTVDELFASLAGGKRFSKIDLVQAYLQMEVAPEDREILTLSTHRGLYRPNRLMYGVASAPAIWQRQMEALLQGIEGVSVFLDDIKVTGPDYETHLRRLEEVLRRLEENGIRVNRDKCEFFAEKIEYCGYLIDETGIHKIQKKVDAIQDMRRPENKDEVRSFVGLINYYGRFFRDLSTVLYPLNNLLKNEVPFEWSKQCEKSFQAVKRQMQAETCLVHYSPELPLVLATDASPYGVGAVLSHIYPDGSERPIQFASQTLNRTQQAYLHVDKEAYAIIFGVKKFFQFLYGRRFVLVTDNQAVTKIFGEHKGLPVMSALRMQHYATYLQSFDYEIRFRKSANHANADALSRIPLKLADADNVIEESDLVELHQIETLPLTAAELAQATAEDSSVKKLIQGVKYGVLVEGKDRFGIDQSEFAMQKGCLLRGIRVYVPPSLRKRVLEELHSTHFGATRTKSLARGYCWWNGMDSAIEEMIANCVECQSVRREPTKMPLHCWEAPTAPFQRVHVDFAGPFMDTYFFILVDAFTKWPEVRVCSSITADSTIRMCREMFSTFGVPSVLVSDHGVQFTSEQFQQFLRMNGIVHKMGAPYHPATNGQAERYVQTLKQKLKSLKCTKAQLNVELCNILLTYRKMIHPATGQSPAMMMFGRQIRSRIDLMLPKNEVVDAKNHTVREFKDGDRVRVRDFLSTDKWKFGKIAEKVGKLRYAVRLDDGRCWERHIDHIVGVGAYLPDTSPNSARNENEYRYSPGIAASPSTVATPERSVSSSTSSSSAPVCAPETPAGRRPALPDPVQEPEEGPPNPRVTPVAAQVATPPLRRSTRVIKAPTRLNL, encoded by the coding sequence ATGGCGAATCCGGAcaacgttgctgctgctgctgccggtcGCCTTGCTGCTGCTGCCCGTGCTGCTGCTGGTGTTCCGCCACCAAGTTTCGCGATCGACCCCTTCGATCGGCGGAAACTAAAATGGATGCGGTGGGTGGAACGGTTGGAGAACGCGTTCGCCATCTTCGGCATCAACGAAGAGGAGATGCGGAAAAGTTTGCTGCTCCACCATATGGGCCCCGAAAGCTACGACATAATCTGCGACAAAATCGCCCCGGAGGCGCCCCGTGCAAAAACGTATCGGCAGATTGTCGACACCTTGGAGGCGTTTTTCAACCCCACCCCGCTTGAGATCAGCGAAAACTTTCGATTCAAGTGCCGTCGCCAAGGCGACAAGGATGCTGCTTCGCCGGACGAGTCGATTGACGAATATTTGGTGGCGCTTCGACGGATTGCGGTAACGTGCAACTTTGGACAGTACCTGGAAACCGCCCTCCGCAACCAGTTGGTGTTTGGCATCAGGAGAAACGACATCCGAAGCCGGCTGCTGGAGAGAAGGCAGCTCACACTGCAGGACGCTCGCGAGATCGCTGTAAGTATGGAGCTGTCGAAGAAGGGCGGAGCGGAAATCGAAGGTGGCCAAGGTAAGCAGGAGGTCCACAAAGTACAGCACCAACCAGGTAAGCGGAACAAGTCGAAGGTGAAAATAAACGAAGGGGAAAAGCGTTTTACTCCGAGGGGGGCTGGTGCAAGTGATGTTAGCTGCTACCGCTGCGGTGAGAAATCTCACCTTGCCAACACCTGCAAGCACAAGCACACCGAATGCAAGTTCTGTGGCCTGAAGGGACACCTGGAAAGAGTGTGCATGAAAAAATCCGGCTCGAAGGCCAGTGGTGCGCGATCGTCGGGTAAACAAAGTGCCGTGCAAACGAATTTCGTGGACAATTCCGCAAATGACTATAGTGATGCGAAAATCGATGTGCGCGAGGTGTGTTCGGTAAACACCATTTCGGACAATGCGAAAATTTGGATGAAAGTGCGCGTGAACGGAATACCGATGCGTTTCGAGGTGGACACGGGATCGCCCGTCACCATCGTGAGTGCGAACTGCTGGAAACAAATGTTCCAGGATGCGAAACTGCGGCAATGCGATACGAATCTCGTGAGCTATTGCAATACGAACATTGACGTGCTCGGGATAATGGACGCTCGTGTCGAATACGATGGACAGAACTCGCAGTTACCATTGTACGTCGTGAATTCGGAAAAACATCCGTTGATCGGGCGCGAATGGTTGAGTCGTCTGTCGGTCGATTGGAATGTGCTGCTGCGGAAGGACTACTCGGTGAACGAGATACGGGGAAGTACTTCGGGAAGCAACTGCGGTGCTTCGAATAATGCTGCTGATACTGCTGCCGCCGTGAAGGAGGTTCTGCAAAAGTTTCCGAGGGTATtcgaggattccatcggaaaGATCTCCCGTGTCCAAGCCAACTTGCCGCTGAAGAGTGATGCCCGTCCTGTCTTCCTGAAGGCGCGTAAAATCCCGTTCAACTTGCAGAGTGTGGTCGATGCTGAACTAGACAAGCTAGTTGCGGAGGGAGTTCTCACCAAGGTCAACCAGAGTAATTGGGCGACACCGATTGTGCCGGTTAAGAAATCCAACAACCGGGTGCGCATCTGCGGCGATTACAAACAAACCGTCAACCCCAACCTTGTGGTGGACAGGCACCCACTTCCTACGGTGGACGAGCTTTTCGCCTCGCTCGCTGGTGGGAAAAGATTCAGCAAAATCGACCTGGTGCAGGCATACCTGCAGATGGAAGTTGCTCCAGAAGATCGCGAAATCCTCACACTGAGCACCCATCGCGGTCTGTACCGACCAAACCGCCTCATGTACGGGGTGGCATCTGCGCCAGCCATTTGGCAGCGACAAATGGAGGCTTTGCTGCAAGGAATCGAGGGTGTCAGCGTGTTCCTAGACGACATTAAGGTAACTGGACCTGATTACGAGACTCATTTGCGCCGATTGGAGGAAGTTTTGCGTCGTCTGGAGGAGAATGGCATCCGAGTCAACCGAGACAAGTGCGAATTTTTTGCGGAGAAGATAGAATACTGCGGATACCTCATCGACGAAACGGGGATCCACAAGATCCAGAAGAAAGTGGACGCTATCCAGGATATGCGGAGGCCGGAGAACAAGGACGAGGTACGCTCCTTTGTAGGTCTCATCAACTACTACGGTCGATTTTTCCGGGATCTGAGTACCGTTCTCTATCCTCTCAACAACCTGCTGAAGAACGAGGTACCGTTTGAGTGGAGCAAACAGTGCGAGAAGTCTTTTCAAGCGGTGAAGAGGCAAATGCAAGCGGAAACCTGCCTCGTCCACTATTCCCCCGAATTGCCTTTGGTGCTGGCCACCGACGCTTCGCCATACGGCGTGGGAGCCGTACTGAGCCACATCTACCCAGATGGCTCGGAACGCCCGATCCAGTTTGCCTCACAAACGCTGAACCGTACTCAGCAGGCGTACCTACACGTGGATAAGGAAGCGTATGCGATAATATTCGGCGTTAAGAAGTTCTTTCAATTTCTGTACGGCCGGAGATTCGTTTTGGTTACGGACAATCAAGCAGTGACCAAAATCTTCGGGGAACACAAAGGATTACCTGTGATGTCCGCTCTTAGGATGCAGCACTATGCCACCTACCTGCAATCCTTCGATTACGAAATACGGTTTCGGAAGTCGGCGAACCATGCCAATGCGGATGCGTTATCCCGAATCCCACTGAAGCTGGCGGATGCAGACAACGTCATCGAAGAGTCGGACTTAGTGGAACTGCATCAAATCGAAACCCTTCCACTTACTGCTGCGGAGTTGGCACAAGCAACTGccgaggattcctctgtgaaGAAGCTGATACAAGGAGTCAAATACGGTGTCCTCGTCGAAGGCAAGGACCGGTTCGGAATCGACCAGAGCGAGTTTGCAATGCAAAAAGGCTGTCTGCTGCGTGGTATACGAGTGTACGTGCCGCCGTCTCTTCGGAAGCGAGTCCTTGAGGAACTGCACTCTACGCACTTCGGAGCAACGCGAACCAAGTCACTGGCAAGAGGCTATTGCTGGTGGAATGGAATGGACAGTGCTATTGAGGAGATGATCGCCAATTGTGTTGAATGCCAGTCGGTGAGGCGTGAACCAACGAAGATGCCATTACACTGCTGGGAAGCTCCTACTGCACCGTTCCAAAGGGTCCATGTGGACTTTGCGGGACCATTCATGGACACATACTTTTTCATTCTGGTCGATGCCTTTACCAAGTGGCCGGAGGTGCGAGTATGTAGTTCAATCACTGCTGACAGTACTATCCGGATGTGTCGTGAGATGTTCAGCACTTTTGGAGTACCGTCGGTGCTCGTCAGCGATCACGGTGTCCAATTTACGTCCGAACAATTTCAACAATTCCTGCGAATGAATGGCATCGTGCATAAGATGGGAGCGCCCTACCATCCTGCTACAAACGGGCAAGCGGAGCGGTATGTGCAGACACTGAAACAGAAGCTGAAGTCGCTGAAATGTACGAAGGCACAGCTGAACGTCGAACTCTGCAACATATTGCTAACATATCGGAAGATGATACATCCTGCCACCGGTCAATCACCTGCGATGATGATGTTTGGCCGGCAGATACGATCAAGAATTGACCTGATGCTACCGAAGAACGAAGTCGTGGATGCGAAGAACCATACAGTGCGAGAGTTCAAGGATGGCGATCGTGTACGTGTTCGGGACTTTCTGTCTACGGACAAATGGAAGTTCGGGAAGATTGCGGAAAAAGTTGGAAAACTTCGGTACGCTGTCCGCCTGGATGACGGGCGGTGTTGGGAGCGTCACATTGACCACATCGTCGGTGTGGGCGCTTACCTTCCGGATACATCACCGAACAGTGCCAGAAATGAAAATGAGTACCGCTACAGTCCGGGAATAGCTGCTTCTCCATCGACAGTAGCGACTCCTGAACGATCCGTGAGTTCATCAACGTCTTCATCAAGTGCTCCGGTCTGTGCTCCGGAGACGCCAGCTGGTCGACGACCGGCACTACCTGATCCTGTCCAAGAACCGGAGGAAGGACCTCCGAATCCCAGGGTCACACCAGTTGCCGCGCAAGTGGCTACACCACCCTTGAGACGATCCACCAGGGTGATCAAGGCTCCAACAAGATTGAATTTGTAA
- the LOC109431169 gene encoding von Willebrand factor A domain-containing protein 8, whose translation MIPRNVQTVRRLNVLKRILANGPSSGTTSSSATLGFRHSSTGATIRIDDVEKEIQPPKQQELVPNGYVKVAETGEAQLSQTRLHHLRWMLQKDNLGQDMILLGRPGNLRRNLIMQYSELTRREVEYILLNRDTTESDLKQRREILDGTATYYNQSAVRAATEGRILVIEGVEKTERNVLPILNNLLENREMHLEDGRFLISAKNYDSLLERFNKDQLDKWGLVRVSEEFRVIALGLPVPKYRGSPLDPPLRSRFQARDVSDLPYVDILTECKILSGNKSPEVLTKLTSFGFSVLSSASTLPDFPIDNLRYAGMLINNNPLLKEHSLLSRLYPYSVFLEKEGVGLTKSLMESLKISPEQTASTEITSVEPLTESTLSVNLKVNTKPVNFTMQRGKSDVENLPTTYKKTNYQQNLLADLIQSIAVGDVCLIGPKGCGKSILANELCRLLNQQVETMVLYQDMTARDLIQKRTTKLNGDTVWQDSPLLLAALSGHVIALDGIHRLHHSTLAILHRLVHDREMQLYDGRRLMRHDRFDGLLETGLTKEELATRGILRIDPAFRIIAMAEPHQKTGTNWITAETLNLFLFHEIRGLSKDEELNVVNSLYGPLDNTMHQILQVAHYLRASGDTTMQNLASNLSTRQLLRVARRLHEYGEHLSDRSAYSILHNTFLTKFMPNLPRSVLENALRACDVAPGKEHRAEDISISTDNGILRIGNTQVPIYQTEAVSKVPDIVFYNVPQHVKLMERLLQDFTLGEHLLLVGNQGVGKNKIADRLLQLMNRPREYIQLHRDTTVQSLTLQASIRDGKIIYEDSPLVKAVKNGHVLVVDEADKAPIHVTCILKTLVENGEMMLSDGRKICPPPRGTPPPNDKLIYTHPDFRMVVLANCPGFPFLGNDFFAALGDLFSCHAVDNPSPNSEIYLLKQYGPDVPEATIRQLVDAFSELRDMADSGILNYPYSTREVVNIVKHLQKFPNDDMAELIGNVLDYDRYTPETLDQVTNVLLKHGLAIAPYAKNELAALRKQREIQMTIKSHSGKGVSGPKHGKVDPNNDPHVGGNTWAGGTGGRDTAGLGGKGGPYRLDAGHKVHQLSDAEKDDIPEHVKLAAREMNRKAFEEKLKEIQMSQYDHKVYMEFAGPVQKQVQQLRVILQALQAKSKERQWQKHQTSGEMDDTKLVEGITGEKNIYKKRVEQDPEPGQPQEKPKRLKLVVDVSGSMYRFNGYDGRLDRQLEAVVMVMEAFDGFETKIKYDIVGHSGEAVEIPFINVSNPPKDDKRRLETIKMMHAHSQFCWSGDHTLPATRNAVDSMAKEDCDEAIVVVLSDANLSRYGISPRKLNDLLHKQSPKVQAYVIFIGSLGDEAQLIAENMTAGKSFVCMNLEQLPQILKQIFAASVLQ comes from the exons ATGATCCCGCGGAACGTCCAAACCGTGCGTAGACTCAACGTCCTGAAGCGTATCCTTGCGAATGGACCTAGTAGTGGTACCACTAGCAGTTCAGCGACCCTAGGATTCCGACACAGTTCCACGGGGGCTACCATTCGGATCGATGACGTCGAGAAGGAGATTCAGCCGCCGAAGCAACAGGAACTGGTTCCGAATGGATACG TGAAAGTGGCGGAAACGGGTGAAGCACAGCTTTCGCAAACTCGGTTGCACCATCTCCGGTGGATGCTCCAGAAGGACAACCTGGGACAGGACATGATCCTTCTCGGCAGGCCGGGTAACCTGCGGAGGAATCTGATCATGCAGTACTCGGAATTGACGCGGAGGGAGGTGGAATACATTCTGCTGAACCGCGATACGACCGAGAGTGACCTGAAGCAGCGTCGGGAGATTCTGGACGGGACGGCTACGTACTACAATCAGAGTGCTGTGAGGGCAGCTACAGAAGGACGAATTCTGGTCATCGAAGGAGTGGAGAAGACCGAACGGAATGTGTTACCCATATTGAACAATCTGTTGGAGAATCGCGAGATGCATTTGGAGGATGGAAGGTTTTTGATTTCCGCTAAGAACTACGACAGCTTGTTGGAG CGTTTCAACAAAGATCAACTGGACAAGTGGGGTCTGGTAAGAGTTTCCGAGGAATTCCGAGTGATTGCTTTGGGACTGCCGGTACCGAAATATAGAGGATCACCCCTGGATCCACCACTTCGATCGCGGTTTCAGGCGCGGGACGTCAGCGATCTACCTTATGTG GATATTCTCACCGAGTGCAAAATCCTGTCCGGTAATAAGAGTCCCGAGGTTCTCACCAAACTCACCTCTTTCGGATTCAGCGTCCTGTCCTCGGCGTCCACGCTACCGGACTTCCCGATCGACAATCTCCGCTACGCCGGAATGCTGATCAACAACAACCCCCTGCTAAAGGAACACAGTCTCTTGAGCCGGCTCTATCCGTACTCCGTATTTCTGGAGAAGGAAGGAGTTGGCCTTACCAAGTCCCTCATGGAGTCGCTGAAAATTAGTCCGGAACAAACCGCGTCCACGGAGATTACCAGCGTTGAGCCCCTGACCGAATCTACTCTATCCGTAAACTTAAAGGTCAACACCAAACCCGTCAACTTTACGATGCAACGTGGCAAGTCCGATGTCGAGAACCTGCCCACAACCTACAAGAAGACCAACTACCAGCAGAATCTCTTAGCAGACCTCATCCAATCCATAGCCGTCGGCGATGTCTGCCTGATCGGTCCCAAAGGCTGCGGTAAGTCTATCTTAGCGAACGAGCTCTGCCGGCTGCTCAATCAGCAAGTGGAAACCATGGTCCTCTACCAGGACATGACGGCTCGGGACCTTATTCAAAAGCGCACAACCAAACTCAACGGAGACACCGTCTGGCAGGACTCGCCATTGCTACTAGCGGCCTTGAGTGGCCACGTGATCGCTCTTGACGGTATTCATCGGCTACATCACAGTACCCTAGCGATTCTACACCGACTAGTGCACGACCGCGAGATGCAACTATACGACGGCAGACGTCTGATGCGTCACGACCGCTTCGACGGCCTTCTGGAAACCGGCCTTACGAAAGAGGAACTCGCCACGCGTGGAATCCTACGCATCGATCCGGCGTTCCGAATTATCGCCATGGCAGAGCCACACCAAAAGACCGGAACCAACTGGATCACCGCTGAAACGTTGAACCTCTTCTTGTTCCACGAAATCCGAGGCCTCAGCAAGGATGAAGAGCTCAACGTGGTCAACTCGCTCTACGGACCACTGGACAACACAATGCACCAGATCCTCCAGGTAGCCCATTATCTGCGGGCATCTGGTGATACCACTATGCAGAATCTAGCTAGCAATCTGTCAACCCGTCAGCTCCTTCGTGTCGCCCGTAGACTCCACGAATACGGCGAACACCTGTCGGACCGCTCGGCCTACAGTATACTACACAACACATTCCTTACGAAGTTCATGCCCAATCTACCTCGAAGCGTACTGGAGAACGCCTTACGTGCCTGTGACGTCGCTCCCGGCAAGGAGCACCGCGCCGAAGACATCAGCATCTCCACCGACAACGGTATACTCCGCATCGGTAACACGCAGGTGCCCATCTACCAAACGGAAGCCGTCAGCAAGGTCCCGGACATCGTCTTCTACAACGTTCCACAACACGTCAAACTCATGGAGCGATTGCTGCAGGACTTCACCCTCGGCGAACACCTCCTCCTAGTCGGTAACCAGGGAGTCGGAAAGAACAAAATCGCCGATCGTCTCCTGCAGCTTATGAACCGACCCCGAGAGTACATCCAGCTGCATCGCGACACCACCGTACAATCTCTAACCCTGCAAGCCAGCATTCGCGACGGTAAGATCATCTACGAAGACTCCCCGCTAGTCAAGGCCGTCAAAAACGGACACGTCCTGGTCGTGGACGAAGCCGACAAGGCACCGATCCACGTCACTTGCATCCTAAAAACCCTGGTCGAGAACGGAGAGATGATGCTGTCCGACGGTCGCAAGATCTGCCCACCTCCCAGAGGCACTCCTCCTCCGAACGACAAACTGATCTACACCCATCCGGACTTCCGGATGGTTGTTCTAGCTAATTGCCCAGGCTTCCCCTTCCTCGGCAACGACTTCTTCGCAGCCCTCGGCGACTTGTTCTCCTGTCACGCCGTCGATAACCCCTCTCCGAACTCGGAAATCTACCTCCTGAAGCAGTACGGCCCGGATGTCCCTGAAGCCACCATCCGTCAGCTGGTGGACGCCTTCTCCGAGCTGCGCGACATGGCCGACAGCGGCATCCTGAACTATCCGTACTCCACCCGTGAGGTGGTCAACATCGTCAAGCACCTGCAGAAGTTCCCCAACGACGACATGGCCGAGCTGATAGGGAACGTCCTGGACTACGACCGGTACACTCCGGAAACCCTAGATCAGGTGACAAACGTGTTGCTCAAGCACGGATTGGCGATCGCTCCGTACGCCAAGAACGAACTGGCTGCATTGCGGAAGCAGCGGGAGATCCAGATGACGATCAAGAGCCACAGCGGGAAGGGCGTCTCCGGACCTAAGCACGGAAAGGTTGATCCGAACAACGATCCCCACGTAGGTGGGAACACCTGGGCAGGAGGTACCGGAGGTCGCGATACAGCCGGATTGGGAGGAAAAGGCGGCCCGTATCGGTTGGACGCCGGTCACAAGGTGCATCAGCTGTCCGACGCCGAGAAGGACGACATACCGGAGCACGTGAAGCTGGCAGCAAGGGAAATGAACCGGAAGGCGTTCGAGGAGAAGTTGAAGGAGATCCAGATGAGTCAGTACGATCACAAGGTGTACATGGAGTTCGCCGGACCCGTGCAGAAGCAAGTGCAGCAGCTCAGGGTTATTCTGCAGGCGTTGCAAGCGAAGAGCAAGGAGCGACAATGGCAGAAACATCAAACATCCGGAGAGATGGACGATACGAAGCTGGTGGAAGGGATCACGGGTGAGAAGAACATTTACAAGAAGCGCGTTGAGCAGGATCCGGAACCGGGCCAACCACAGGAGAAGCCCAAGCGACTGAAGCTGGTGGTGGACGTGTCCGGATCGATGTATCGCTTTAACGGCTACGACGGGCGGCTGGACCGTCAGTTGGAAGCGGTCGTAATGGTGATGGAGGCTTTCGATGGGTTCGAAACGAAGATCAAGTACGACATCGTGGGTCACAGCGGTGAGGCCGTGGAGATTCCATTCATCAACGTTAGCAATCCGCCGAAGGACGACAAGCGTCGACTGGAAACGATCAAGATGATGCACGCGCATTCGCAGTTCTGCTGGAGTGGCGATCACACGCTGCCGGCAACTCGCAATGCCGTGGACTCGATGGCCAAGGAGGACTGCGACGAGGCAATCGTGGTGGTTCTGAGCGATGCCAACCTGTCCAGGTATGGGATATCGCCGAGGAAGTTGAACGACCTGCTGCACAAGCAATCGCCGAAGGTACAGGCGTACGTGATCTTTATTGGCAGCTTGGGGGATGAGGCGCAACT AATCGCCGAAAATATGACGGCCGGGAAGAGCTTCGTGTGCATGAACCTCGAACAACTACCGCAGATACTGAAACAGATCTTCGCTGCGTCTGTACTGCAGTGA
- the LOC115256333 gene encoding elongation factor 1-gamma has translation MAGTLYTYPENFRAYKALIAAQFSGAKVTVASDFVFGQTNKSEAFLKKFPLGKVPAFETADGKFLAESNAIAYYVANEQLRGKTDLEKAQVLSFLSLADNELLPAVHAWVFPMIGIIQFQKNNVERAKQDLKAALGALNAHLLHQTFLVGERLTLADIVVFATLLSAYENVLDPSFRAPFGSVTRWFTTVLNQPQVKAVVKNFTLCAKVAEFDAKKFAEFQAKTGAGQQQKEQQKEKKEKKEAKPAPAKKEKKAEAEPVEEMDAAELALAEEPKSKDPFDSLPKGTFNFDDFKRCYSNEDEAKSIPYFWEKFDPENYSIWYGEYKYPEELTKVFMSCNLITGMFQRLDKMRKQAFASVCLFGEDNNSTISGVWVWRGQDLAFTLSPDWQVDYEVYDWKKLDAKSDETKELVKQYFSWSGADKGGRKFNQGKIFK, from the exons ATGGCTGGG ACTCTGTACACCTATCCGGAAAATTTCCGTGCCTACAAGGCACTGATTGCGGCCCAGTTCTCCGGAGCCAAGGTTACCGTTGCGTCGGATTTCGTCTTCGGCCAGACCAACAAGAGCGAGgccttcctgaagaagttcccccTCGGAAAG GTCCCCGCTTTCGAGACCGCCGATGGCAAATTCCTGGCCGAGAGCAACGCCATCGCCTATTACGTCGCGAATGAGCAGCTTCGTGGCAAGACCGACCTCGAGAAGGCCCAAGTGCTGTCATTCCTGTCCCTGGCCGACAATGAACTGCTGCCGGCCGTGCACGCCTGGGTGTTCCCCATGATCGGAATCATTCAGTTCCAGAAGAACAACGTCGAGCGTGCCAAGCAGGACCTGAAGGCCGCCCTGGGAGCTCTGAATGCTCATCTGCTGCATCAGACCTTCCTGGTTGGCGAGAGGCTGACCCTGGCCGACATTGTCGTGTTCGCCACTCTGCTGAGTGCCTACGAGAATGTCCTGGACCCGTCGTTCCGTGCTCCGTTCGGAAGTGTCACCCGTTGGTTCACGACCGTCCTGAACCAGCCTCAGGTTAAGGCCGTCGTCAAGAACTTCACCCTGTGCGCCAAGGTGGCCGAATTCGATGCCAAGAAGTTCGCAGAATTCCAGGCCAAGACCGGAGCTGGCCAGCAGCAGAAGGAACAACAAAAggaaaagaaggagaagaaggaAGCCAAGCCTGCTCCGGCCAAGAAGGAGAAGAAGGCTGAAGCCGAACCAGTTGAGGAGATGGATGCCGCCGAACTGGCCCTGGCCGAGGAACCCAAGTCGAAGGATCCGTTCGATTCGCTCCCCAAGGGAACGTTCAACTTCGATGACTTCAAGCGTTGCTACTCGAACGAAGACGAGGCCAAGTCCATCCCCTACTTCTGGGAAAAGTTCGACCCGGAAAACTACTCCATCTGGTACGGCGAGTACAAATACCCCGAGGAACTGACCAAGGTGTTCATGAGCTGCAATCTGATCACCGGAATGTTCCAGCGGCTGGACAAGATGCGCAAGCAGGCCTTCGCCTCGGTGTGCCTCTTCGGTGAGGACAACAACAGCACAATTTCCGGCGTCTGGGTCTGGCGCGGTCAGGACCTGGCCTTCACCCTGTCCCCAGACTGGCAGGTGGACTACGAAGTGTACGACTGGAAGAAGCTGGACGCCAAGTCGGACGAAACCAAGGAACTGGTCAAGCAGTACTTCAGCTGGTCCGGTGCCGATAAGGGAGGCCGCAAGTTCAACCAGGGCAAGATCTTCAAGTAA